A region of the Prevotella intermedia ATCC 25611 = DSM 20706 genome:
TGCAGCACGGCAGAAAATGTAGGGACGGGACGCATCAGTTTCGTTTCCGAACTGTAAGAAAACGAATATGAACATAGAAAACAAATTATTCAGCGAGCTGTTGAAAGCCTCTATGAAGTCTGACGAAACGGAGGAGTGGCTCGATATATACTTCACACGACCTGTTGGCTTGGCTTTTGCCTTGCTGTGGTATCGGTTGGGCGTTACGCCGAACACCATTACCATCTTGTCAATCTTCTTGGGTGTGGCAGCAGGAGCTATGTTCTACTTCCAAGATGTGTGGTATAATATAATAGGTGTAGTGCTCTTGGTGCTGGCAAACCTCTGCGATTCTACCGACGGACAGCTTGCCCGACTCACCAACCAGCGTTCTATGAAGGGGCGATGCTTGGACGGTTTCGCAGGCGACACGTGGTTTGCAGCCATCTATCTTGCCATTGTGCTGCGCATTTGGCACCAGCCTATGCCAGGCACGACAGAGGTTTGGGGTCTTTTCGGACTTGCACTTGCAGCCATTGCAGGGCTTGTTTGCCACGCACAGCAAAGTTCGTTGGCGGACTACTATCGACAGATACACCTCTATTTCCTCAAGGGAAAGGCGGGTTCGGAGCTCGACAGCTATGCAACGGAGCACGCTATCGTGGAGAGTTTGAAGGGTAAGAAGGGCGTGTTTTGGGACTGGGCGTTCCATTCCAACTATCAGAACTACTGCAGAAACCAAGAACGACGCACGCCAGAGTTCCAGAAACTTCGACAAGAACTCAGCGAACGCTACGGAACAGTGGAGAACATACCT
Encoded here:
- a CDS encoding CDP-alcohol phosphatidyltransferase family protein; translated protein: MNIENKLFSELLKASMKSDETEEWLDIYFTRPVGLAFALLWYRLGVTPNTITILSIFLGVAAGAMFYFQDVWYNIIGVVLLVLANLCDSTDGQLARLTNQRSMKGRCLDGFAGDTWFAAIYLAIVLRIWHQPMPGTTEVWGLFGLALAAIAGLVCHAQQSSLADYYRQIHLYFLKGKAGSELDSYATEHAIVESLKGKKGVFWDWAFHSNYQNYCRNQERRTPEFQKLRQELSERYGTVENIPAEWKERFLEGSRPLMPLTNFLTFNSRAILLYITVLANCPWVYLFVEILLYTVVYMFMHKRHEDHCRAMRELLKA